The DNA sequence ATATTACGAATGAGCATATATCTAAATTAAAACACTTAACTACAATATATGGCAGATAAAATTGACAATTAAAAAACTATTTTATAAACAAATTATGCTAATTAAATCGAATAAAATATGACAACGCAGAGGCGCAGAGTTATCAGAGATTCACAGAGAAAATAATAAAATTAAAAATATAAGCTACAGACTTGTTCTGTAGCTTATATTTATTGCTAAATGCTCTCTGTGTAACTTTGCGTTCTCTGCGCCTCTGCGTTGAATCTCCTCTTTTTTACAACTGTTTTTATAACAAAATATAAGAAACTTGTTTTGTTAACGTTCCTAATTTAAGTTTTTTATTTTTTATTTGTGTAAATTGGTGTGAATTGGTGGCTAATCTTTTTTTTTAACCATTCCCAAACTAATATTAAATTCCAAAACTCAATCTAGCTCCAAATACAGGACTTTGAGAATTAGAAAGTGGTCCATCTATTTCTTCGTCATCTAGTTGCCATTTCCCTTGTAAATCTAAATTCATCATATATTCAGCAGATAAATCTAATGAAATAAAGCTTCCTATTCTTTGATGAATATTTAATCTTGGTGCAAACATTAAATATTCTTTTGTTAATATATTTGAATGTGGAGCTGCAATAACTTCTCCAAACTCATTTTTTATATCATCATATATTAGTGTTAAAGTTGCATTTCCTCCACCAAACAAAAATCCAGCACTTACGTTTGTACCTGTGCTTTTTATTAAAAAAAGACCTTTTTCATATACAAATCCGCCATATCCTATTTCCAATTTAACTTTTTTATCTCCAATTATACTCATTATCCTTCCAGTTGCTCCATATCCTCCAAATCTATTTTTGAAAGTTCCACCTATTCCACCGCCACCAAAAGCATACATCACATTATAATTTCCATATTTTTGCCCTTCCAATTCTTTAAATCCAGCTGATTTTAATTTTACATTTAATTCTGAAAGGTCTAAAAATAATACACTTAATAATGGACCGCCATTTCCAACCATTCCTTGTTCATCATTCAGTTCAAAATTCATCATTTCTTTATTATTAATTCTTTTTTCTTTTAACCTTTTTCCATTACCAAATGCTACTGTTGAAAACATAATTGTTGCTAACAAAACTATTAATACTTTTTTCATTCTTATCTCCTCCTTATTTTTTGGTAGTGTCAAATAAAAGTTGCCTTTTTAATCCACTACCCTTTATATTTGTTATCTTTGCACGTTATATTTGACTCCTCTCCCAAAACAAATAACTATTTAATGCTAAATTTTATTTCTATACAATAATTTCTAATATAATTTCAAATACTTTTCAGACCTCATCCCCAGCCCTTCTCCTATCTTAGGAGAAGGGAGTAAAACAACAAATCCAATATCCACGCTATAGTTTTCTCCTAAGTTAGGAGAAAACTACAATAAGAAATGAGGTGTGTCAAAATAAATTCTCATCAAAATTTACATTGTATCTTTCATAAACTTTTGACACTATCATAAGTTTTCTGACTATTCATTTTACATACGTACCATAGTTTCATTTATCAACTTTTTTCCCAAATATTGATAATCCAAAATAATTTTCTGTTACTTCATAGGTTTTGAAATTGCTTTCTTTTAATAACAATAATATTTCATTTTTGGTATATGCTGCATTAATTGAAGATTTCAACCCCTGTTTCATTACTTGTTTTTTTAAATTTGCCTTCATTAATAAGAAAATCAATGGATTTGTATTTCTTTTTAAATCCCCAATGAAAAAATTACCACCAACTTTTAATACTCTTTCTATCTCATTTATTACATTTACCGGATTTTCCCATTCATGAAGTGAATTAGCTGTAAAAACTCCATCAAAAAAACAGTCAGAAAAAGGAAGTTGTTCAGTCGCATCCCCCATCTTTATTGTAAGATTTTCCTTAACACCATATTTTTCTGCATTAATTTTAGCCAATTTTATCATATCTTCGCTTATATCTAACCAAGAGAGAGAGGCATTCGAACATTTTTTTAACCACTCAAGTCCTAAATATCCAGGTCCAGGCCCAATTTCTAAAACTTCACCTTCTATAATTCCCGATTTTATTATCTCATTTGTTTTTAAAAGTCCACGTTCACAAAGTTTTTTTTGCATTTCATCATAATCTTGAACAAGCATTTCTCCTGTAATTCCATGGTTTGTTTCTGGAACTCTTTGTTTTTTCATTTGATTCTCCTCCCTATTATAATTAAAATTATTTTGTTATTTCTTATTTTGAATCCTACTTTTAAATTGTTAATTATCAATTATCCATTGTCAATTATCTTTCCCATCATATATCTTTTAATTTTTTTTGCAAATCTTTTAATTTCATGTTAATAAAAGATGAATAAAAAATATATATAATCACACCTGAAAAACTTGCACCCAAAATCGGTAATATTAACAAATTTAATATATCTCTTCCGCCACTAAAATAAGATACACCAGAAGTTAAGACCATAACTAAAATTACCTCACAAATAATTGTTAATCTCATATTTATTGTTTTCCTAAGAACAAATATAAAAACATACTTAGAAATATATCCTATAATTATTCCTATTAATCCACTTATAAGTAAAGATATTATTATTATTTTACCCTCAACATAATTACTTAACACTCCAATTAAATAAAAACCATCTATAACTATTCCTATAAACATAAATAGTAATATTTCCTTTATTAACTTTATTATCTTCTCCATAAATTTCATCACACTCCTAAATATTTTTTAAATTTTTTTAAATATGTCCTTGTAACTTCAACTTTTTTATTTGTCCCTTCAAATTTAATAATCAGTTTATTATCAAACCATGGGATAATTTGACTTATATTTCTTATACTAACTATATTAGATTTGCTGACTCTCATAAATTCCTTTGAATCTAATTTTTCTTCTAATTCGTACAACTTCTCTTTTATTTTATATATTTTTTTCTCATTTTCAACAATGCAGTATATATTATTATTATCTGCTTCAAAAAATTGGACTTTTTTAAGAGAAATTAATTTTATCTCCTCATCATCTTTCCCAGCTATAAAATCTTTATTAGAGTTGCTGTTATTACAAAAAAATTCATCTAAAAAATCTAAAAATTGATTTAAATTTTCGCTATTAAATAAAATATAAATTTTATTATCTTTTTCTACATTTATAGTTTCATCTATAAAGACAGTATTTGCATTTAAATCTAACTCTATACCTTTTGCTTCTAATAGAGTTTTTATAATTTTAAATTTTTTATCTTCGCAAATTAAAGATGCTTTCATTTGTCACCTCCTTAATTTCATATTAATTTTTTCAGTATCTTTTTTTTAGTAATATTTGAGATAATATTGATTTGTTAGTTATTTGAGTTAAAGTTTATTTCATATAATAATATTATACTAGATAATAATGTTTTTTCAAATAGATTTATTGTATTCTGCAATTTTTCTTCTGTAAAGTGTAATTATATCTCTTTAAGTTTAAATATAATAAAAAAGGACCTGTTAAAACAAGTCCTTTTTTATTTGTTTTTTTAAAATCAATCCAATATTTTCATTATTTCATCAATAAGATTTAACACTATCTCTTTATTTGCTAACGTATCTTGATATAGTTCCATAGCCTTTTCAAAGTTATTCTTTTTAAGTTGTTCATAAATCGATTTAGTATTATTATGAATATTTTTATGAGGCACTAATATCTTTTCCCAAAGCTCTTTAATTTCTATTGGTGGCTTTGTTGAATAATAAGTTATTCCAAAACTACATTGATATTCATTTTCTTCTAAATATTCCTCAATTAAATGCTTTTTAACTTGAACTCCTAATTTTTCTACATATGTAATATGAGCCTTCTTCATCTCTTTTAAAAAATTTTTAATATCTTTTATTGAATATAAATTAAAATTATTTAGTAATTTTGAAAAACTAACATTAAGTTCATTACTTTCATCAATTGTATTATCTATTGTAGTATTAATATAATTTTTAATAGACTTAAATTCAGTAAAAATTTGTTTAATATTATCATTTGTATTAAAAATTTTAGTAGTTGTATCTTTAAGAACATTAACTATTTCTGTATTAAAAGAAGATTGCTCTTCACTTATAGCAGTTAGATTATTTATCTCTTCTGAAATATCTTCAATTTTTTTATCAATATTATAACTTCCTGCAACAACTTTTTCAATATTTTCTTCAGATTTAGTAACGCTCATACCTATTTGATTACCATTTTTATTAACTTCAGATATTTGAGCTTTAATATTTTTTAATATATCATCTATGCTATTTGTTGCTTTTTTAGAATTTTCAGCTAAAGTTCTAATTTCATTAGCAACTACGGCAAACCCTTTCCCCGCTTCTCCAGCCCTAGCTGCTTCTATTGCAGCATTTAATGCAAGTAAATTAGTTTGTTCAGTAATGTTATTAATAGCAGTAATAATTTCTTCTATATTATTTGCTTTAATTACTAAATCATTAGTTTGTTTTTTAAAATTTTCTGCAAATACTTTTAACTCTTTTACTTGTCCATTTATACCATTAATAGCTTTACTGCTAGTATTAGAAGTTTCTATCAACTCATTTATAGATAAAGAAATATTTTGAGCACTTTCTGCAACTATAAAAGATCCGTTAGAAACTTTTTCTTCACTAAGTTTAATTTCCTCTAAAGAACTATTTATACTGTTAATATTATTATTAGTTTCTCCCAATCTGTTTATAGTATCATCCATTAAATCTCCATTTAATAATAGTTCTCTCTTAAATTTATTTATATATAAAATAGTTTTTTTAAAACTAGAAAAAATATCCATTAAAATATTTTTTAAAAATAAAATGCTTTCTTTTAACTTAAAAGAGCTTTTCTCTAATTCATTTTTAGAGTTTGAATTTACATTAATTTTACTAATTGAATTATAATTATTCATTTTAATATTTTCAGAAATATTTTCAATTAATAAAACTTTAGATAATATACTTTTTATAATATATATATATATTGGAATAGAAATTAATAATATAAAAATCCCAATATACAAAATATTTTTTATAACTTCGTAAAAAATATTTTGTAATAATGATATATCTTCTTTTGTTAAAATAGCACCTATAATTTTACCATTAAAATCTGTTAAATAATTTGCAACATACATATTAGAATTTATATATTTAAAAAAGCCAAAATTTTTATCAAAAATTTTATCATTATTATCAAGTATATATTTTTTAATTTGAGTTAAATTAAAAATATTTTCAAATTTATTATTACCATCTTCATAAAACATATTATCTTCTTTTTCATTTTTCCAATTATATACTTGATATAAAATATTTTCATTCTCTAAATTAGATAAAAACTTTTTATTTAATTGAATACCCGCTTCCACTGTACCTATAAATTTATTATCATAATAAACAGGAGAAACATATCGAAGTATAAGTCCACTTTTTCCAATTTCAATACCTTTAATATTTTTTTTATTTTTATTAGATGCAACGATTGTTTTTCTCCAACTTAAGTCATCTCCAGATTTATCATAATTATTAGTTCTTAAAAATGATTTAATATCCTTTGTATGAAAATGTATAATAGATATTGCATATTTTATTTTTAAATTATTTAAATCATATTGTGTATTTAAATAATCAAATAATTCTTTTTTT is a window from the Haliovirga abyssi genome containing:
- a CDS encoding class I SAM-dependent methyltransferase; amino-acid sequence: MKKQRVPETNHGITGEMLVQDYDEMQKKLCERGLLKTNEIIKSGIIEGEVLEIGPGPGYLGLEWLKKCSNASLSWLDISEDMIKLAKINAEKYGVKENLTIKMGDATEQLPFSDCFFDGVFTANSLHEWENPVNVINEIERVLKVGGNFFIGDLKRNTNPLIFLLMKANLKKQVMKQGLKSSINAAYTKNEILLLLKESNFKTYEVTENYFGLSIFGKKVDK
- a CDS encoding LytTR family DNA-binding domain-containing protein is translated as MKASLICEDKKFKIIKTLLEAKGIELDLNANTVFIDETINVEKDNKIYILFNSENLNQFLDFLDEFFCNNSNSNKDFIAGKDDEEIKLISLKKVQFFEADNNNIYCIVENEKKIYKIKEKLYELEEKLDSKEFMRVSKSNIVSIRNISQIIPWFDNKLIIKFEGTNKKVEVTRTYLKKFKKYLGV
- a CDS encoding methyl-accepting chemotaxis protein, with protein sequence MSLKKIFNFVFSGFLIFSIFVLFFTTKIFQNNLLKTKYSAQKKIISKELNKKGVILNLIIDEIKNDEKVQLYFYNNQKKELFDYLNTQYDLNNLKIKYAISIIHFHTKDIKSFLRTNNYDKSGDDLSWRKTIVASNKNKKNIKGIEIGKSGLILRYVSPVYYDNKFIGTVEAGIQLNKKFLSNLENENILYQVYNWKNEKEDNMFYEDGNNKFENIFNLTQIKKYILDNNDKIFDKNFGFFKYINSNMYVANYLTDFNGKIIGAILTKEDISLLQNIFYEVIKNILYIGIFILLISIPIYIYIIKSILSKVLLIENISENIKMNNYNSISKINVNSNSKNELEKSSFKLKESILFLKNILMDIFSSFKKTILYINKFKRELLLNGDLMDDTINRLGETNNNINSINSSLEEIKLSEEKVSNGSFIVAESAQNISLSINELIETSNTSSKAINGINGQVKELKVFAENFKKQTNDLVIKANNIEEIITAINNITEQTNLLALNAAIEAARAGEAGKGFAVVANEIRTLAENSKKATNSIDDILKNIKAQISEVNKNGNQIGMSVTKSEENIEKVVAGSYNIDKKIEDISEEINNLTAISEEQSSFNTEIVNVLKDTTTKIFNTNDNIKQIFTEFKSIKNYINTTIDNTIDESNELNVSFSKLLNNFNLYSIKDIKNFLKEMKKAHITYVEKLGVQVKKHLIEEYLEENEYQCSFGITYYSTKPPIEIKELWEKILVPHKNIHNNTKSIYEQLKKNNFEKAMELYQDTLANKEIVLNLIDEIMKILD